GCACCGCCACTTGGGGTACCTGGAATCGGTCGGCGATCTCGCGCGACACCAGGGCCGGCAAGGCGCTCGCATCTCGGGCGAGCAACAGCGCTCGCGTCCAGTCGTGCAATTTGTCGGCGATGCCGGTGTTTTCCTGCCCGTGTCGCATCATGTCCATGACGCGCAGTTCCAGGCCCTTGATTTTTTCACGCAGCATCTCGGCCTGCCGCTCTTGCAAGCTCACAGCGCGGTTGCCGTGCGGGCTGGTCAGCTGAACCGCGGCCAGAACACCGGCGTGTCGCTCGAAAAAATCGGGCGTATTGGCCAGGTAATCGGCGATGTCGTCTTCGGTGATAGGGGGGATGCTGGATTCGGTCATGGGCGAAGCATAGCGCAGGGTCAAGGAAGCGCAGGCACGTCTATCTCGCCCTCGAACACCGAAGTGGCCGGACCGGTCATCAAAACGGTGGCATCCAGTGACGGCGTGTCTTGCCATTCGATGGTGAGCACGCCGCCATGGGTCGCCACATCCACCTGGCCATCGAGCAGGCCCAGGCGGATGCCCGCCACCACGGCCGCGCAGGCACCCGTGCCACAGGCCAGGGTTTCGCCTGCGCCCCGCTCGAACACCCTCAAACGCACTTCACCACGGTTCACCACCTGCATAAACCCCACATTCACCCGTGCGGGAAAGCGCGGGTGGGATTCAAGCAGCGGGCCCCACTGCAACACGGGCGCGGTGTCCACATCGCCCACCAGCAACACCGCATGAGGATTGCCCATGGAAACCACCGACAGCAAGACCTCGCCCACATCGGGCAGCTCCACCGGCCAGCGCTCAAAACCTCCCATGGGCTGGGCCGCCAAACCGCTGGCGTCAAAAGGCACTTGCCCGGATGTGAAAACGGGCGGCCCCATGTCCACCGTCACGCGCCCATCGGGGTTCAAATGCAGCGACAACTCGCCTTTCTTCACCTTGACCCGAACCGGGTTGCGTGCCGTGAGCCGTTTGTCGTGCACAAAGCGCACAAAGCATCGCGCCCCGTTGCCGCAATGCTCCACCTCACCGCCATCGGCGTTGTGGATCACGTACTCAAAGTCCAGCCCCGGGCCGGGCGAAGGCCGCACAGTCAATATCTGATCGGCACCCACTCCAAAATGGCGATCGGCCAGCCAGCGGTATTGGGCGGTGGTGAGGCCCAGGCGGGCGAGCGTCTCGTCCAGAACAACAAAATCGTTGCCCGCGCCTTGCATTTTGGTGAAGCGGATGTGCATGGCGCCATTATCGAGCCTCGCTGTTGCATCGGGGAAGGCAAAAATCCTTTGCCTGCCGCACAATGCCGCCATGGTCCGAACTACCCAACTGCTTCACCCGCAACGCACCCCGGCTGCGCT
This region of Hydrogenophaga crassostreae genomic DNA includes:
- the dapF gene encoding diaminopimelate epimerase encodes the protein MHIRFTKMQGAGNDFVVLDETLARLGLTTAQYRWLADRHFGVGADQILTVRPSPGPGLDFEYVIHNADGGEVEHCGNGARCFVRFVHDKRLTARNPVRVKVKKGELSLHLNPDGRVTVDMGPPVFTSGQVPFDASGLAAQPMGGFERWPVELPDVGEVLLSVVSMGNPHAVLLVGDVDTAPVLQWGPLLESHPRFPARVNVGFMQVVNRGEVRLRVFERGAGETLACGTGACAAVVAGIRLGLLDGQVDVATHGGVLTIEWQDTPSLDATVLMTGPATSVFEGEIDVPALP
- a CDS encoding DUF484 family protein — translated: MTESSIPPITEDDIADYLANTPDFFERHAGVLAAVQLTSPHGNRAVSLQERQAEMLREKIKGLELRVMDMMRHGQENTGIADKLHDWTRALLLARDASALPALVSREIADRFQVPQVAVRLWDVADLHADAPFTQGVSEDAKAFASSLTMPYCGANPGLETAQWLDDASSAASLALIPLRSLGDTAAFGLLVLASDDAARFAADMGTSFLERIGELSSAALSRLRPDASPDQS